A DNA window from Allokutzneria albata contains the following coding sequences:
- the ggh gene encoding glucosylglycerate hydrolase codes for MTVVSPAAHRTTARTDRREPPPNLLAARAAYVLRGNDTGSLVTAAPRLYPHMWSWDAAFISIGLAHLDVGRAVAELDTLFAAQWSGGMLPHIVFTEDGADEYFPGPDRWGTHELSKHAPRDPLTSGICQPPVHAIAVGRLLEIARRGGAVDRGEAEGFVRRSWPKLYAWHRWLAEHRDPGGEGLLAVVHGWESGMDNSPRWDSAYAGVRPGADLPPYVRRDLRLVADAGMRPSDAEYDRYLWLVEEMRRVGYDPDRVVATSSFLVGDVFLTAIFAVACDVLAELGEEFGEPATQIAALRGWARRSRAAVAATVDPATGLARDRDFRSGAWIGTRTIAGFAPLLCGGLDRAAERALLSILDGPDWCGNPELTAALVPSTSPADDAFRPRQYWRGPQWPVMGWLFGWSFARRGWAERAERHRVEGLRLCSDGAFAEYYHPLTGEPLGSFDQSWTAAVVLDWLC; via the coding sequence GTGACCGTTGTTTCACCGGCCGCCCACCGCACCACCGCGCGGACCGACCGCCGGGAACCGCCGCCCAACCTGCTCGCCGCCCGAGCCGCGTACGTGTTGCGCGGCAACGACACCGGCTCGCTGGTCACCGCGGCACCCCGGCTGTACCCGCACATGTGGAGCTGGGACGCGGCGTTCATCTCGATCGGCCTCGCGCACCTGGACGTCGGGCGCGCGGTCGCCGAGCTGGACACCCTGTTCGCCGCGCAGTGGAGCGGCGGGATGCTGCCGCACATCGTCTTCACCGAGGACGGCGCCGACGAGTACTTCCCCGGCCCGGACCGCTGGGGCACCCACGAGCTCAGCAAGCACGCCCCGCGCGATCCGCTGACCTCCGGTATCTGCCAGCCGCCGGTGCACGCCATCGCGGTCGGGCGGCTGCTGGAGATCGCCCGCCGCGGCGGCGCGGTGGACCGGGGCGAGGCCGAGGGCTTCGTGCGCCGGTCCTGGCCGAAGCTCTACGCCTGGCACCGCTGGCTGGCCGAGCACCGCGACCCGGGCGGCGAGGGCCTGCTCGCGGTGGTGCACGGCTGGGAGTCCGGGATGGACAACTCGCCGCGCTGGGACTCCGCCTACGCGGGCGTGCGGCCGGGCGCGGACCTGCCGCCGTACGTGCGGCGGGACCTGCGGCTGGTCGCCGACGCCGGGATGCGGCCCTCGGACGCGGAATACGACCGCTACCTGTGGCTGGTCGAGGAGATGCGCCGGGTCGGCTACGACCCCGACCGGGTCGTGGCCACCTCCAGCTTCCTGGTCGGCGACGTGTTCCTGACCGCGATCTTCGCCGTGGCCTGCGACGTGCTCGCCGAACTCGGCGAGGAGTTCGGCGAACCGGCGACGCAGATCGCGGCGCTGCGGGGCTGGGCGAGGCGCTCCCGCGCCGCCGTCGCGGCCACCGTGGACCCGGCGACCGGCCTGGCGCGGGACCGGGACTTCCGCTCCGGGGCGTGGATCGGCACCCGCACCATCGCCGGGTTCGCCCCGCTGCTGTGCGGCGGGCTCGACCGCGCCGCCGAGCGCGCCCTTCTGTCCATTTTGGACGGACCGGACTGGTGCGGGAACCCGGAGCTGACCGCGGCCCTGGTGCCCTCCACCTCGCCGGCCGACGACGCCTTCCGCCCGCGGCAGTACTGGCGCGGCCCGCAGTGGCCGGTGATGGGCTGGCTGTTCGGCTGGTCCTTCGCCCGGCGGGGCTGGGCGGAGCGGGCCGAGCGGCACCGCGTCGAGGGCCTGCGGCTGTGCTCGGACGGGGCCTTCGCCGAGTACTACCATCCGCTGACCGGGGAACCGCTGGGTAGCTTCGACCAATCCTGGACGGCGGCGGTTGTGCTCGATTGGCTCTGCTGA
- the dxs gene encoding 1-deoxy-D-xylulose-5-phosphate synthase — protein MTLLDSVRGPADLKRLTHDEMVTLAEEIRAFLVDKVSRTGGHLGPNLGAVELTLAAHRVFDSPHDPILFDTGHQSYVHKIVTGRQDFGALRQKGGLSGYPSRAESEHDFIENSHASTVLSYADGLAKAFQLRDTRRHVVAVVGDGALTGGMCWEALNNIAGDKTRPVVIIVNDNGRSYSPTIGGFADHMATLRLRPGYEKLLEDGKRTLQNMPVVGKPVYAALHAAKRGIKDALSPQVMFEDLGLKYFGPVNGHDIVAMEAALERAKAFGGPVIVHAVTRKGMGYAHAENHEAEQMHAIDVIDPATGQPTKVAKPGWTSVFADEIVRIGAEREDVVAITAAMLGPTGLEKFAQAFPTRCYDVGIAEQHAMTSAAGLAMGGVHPVFAVYSTFLNRAFDQLLMDVALHKQGVTVVLDRAGVTGSDGPSHNGMWDLSILGVIPGIRIAVPRDAVSLREQLREAVQVKDAPTVLRYPKGAVIQEVPALERRGVVDVLHRPSADEGDDVLLVAVGAFGELAVDAARRLSDQGIGVTVVDPRWVTPVPEELVELAAEHRMVVTVEDCGRHGGFGWALAAAMRDAGLVMPMRDLAIPNRFLDHASRDQVLAELGLTAQDVARKVTEWASEYVPEDAEIPVPKLKKS, from the coding sequence GTGACGCTGCTCGACTCCGTGCGCGGACCCGCTGATCTGAAACGGCTGACCCACGACGAGATGGTGACGCTCGCCGAGGAGATCCGGGCCTTCCTGGTCGACAAGGTCTCCCGCACCGGCGGCCACCTCGGCCCGAACCTGGGCGCCGTGGAGCTGACTCTGGCCGCGCACCGCGTCTTCGACTCGCCGCACGACCCGATCCTGTTCGACACCGGGCACCAGTCCTACGTGCACAAGATCGTCACCGGGCGGCAGGACTTCGGCGCGCTGCGGCAGAAGGGCGGCCTGTCCGGCTACCCGTCGCGGGCCGAGAGCGAGCACGACTTCATCGAGAACAGCCACGCCTCCACCGTGCTGTCCTACGCCGACGGCCTGGCCAAGGCGTTCCAGCTGCGCGACACCCGCAGGCACGTGGTGGCCGTCGTCGGCGACGGCGCGCTCACCGGCGGCATGTGCTGGGAGGCGCTGAACAACATCGCCGGGGACAAGACCCGGCCCGTGGTGATCATCGTCAACGACAACGGCCGCTCGTACTCGCCGACCATCGGCGGGTTCGCCGACCACATGGCGACCCTGCGGCTGCGCCCCGGCTACGAGAAGCTGCTGGAGGACGGCAAGCGCACGCTGCAGAACATGCCGGTGGTCGGCAAGCCGGTGTACGCGGCGCTGCACGCGGCCAAGCGCGGCATCAAGGACGCGCTCAGCCCGCAGGTGATGTTCGAGGACCTCGGACTGAAGTACTTCGGCCCGGTCAACGGGCACGACATCGTCGCCATGGAGGCGGCGCTGGAGCGGGCGAAGGCCTTCGGCGGCCCGGTGATCGTGCACGCGGTGACCCGCAAGGGCATGGGCTACGCGCACGCCGAGAACCACGAGGCCGAGCAGATGCACGCCATCGACGTGATCGACCCGGCGACCGGCCAGCCCACCAAGGTCGCCAAGCCCGGCTGGACCTCGGTGTTCGCCGACGAGATCGTCCGGATCGGAGCGGAGCGCGAGGACGTGGTGGCGATCACCGCGGCCATGCTCGGCCCGACCGGGCTGGAGAAGTTCGCGCAGGCCTTCCCCACGCGCTGCTACGACGTGGGCATCGCCGAGCAGCACGCGATGACCTCCGCCGCCGGCCTGGCCATGGGCGGCGTGCACCCGGTCTTCGCGGTGTACTCGACGTTCCTCAACCGCGCCTTCGACCAGCTGCTGATGGACGTGGCGCTGCACAAGCAGGGCGTCACCGTGGTGCTCGACCGCGCGGGCGTCACCGGCTCGGACGGCCCCAGCCACAACGGCATGTGGGACCTGTCCATCCTCGGCGTGATCCCGGGCATCCGGATCGCGGTGCCGCGCGACGCGGTGAGCCTGCGGGAGCAGCTGCGCGAGGCGGTCCAGGTGAAGGACGCGCCCACCGTGCTGCGCTACCCCAAGGGCGCGGTGATCCAGGAGGTCCCGGCACTCGAGCGCCGGGGTGTCGTCGACGTGCTGCACCGCCCGTCCGCCGACGAGGGCGACGACGTGCTGCTGGTCGCGGTGGGCGCCTTCGGCGAGCTGGCGGTGGACGCCGCGCGCAGGCTGTCCGACCAGGGCATCGGTGTGACCGTGGTCGACCCGCGCTGGGTGACCCCGGTCCCGGAGGAGCTGGTCGAGCTGGCCGCGGAGCACCGGATGGTGGTCACGGTCGAGGACTGCGGCCGCCACGGTGGCTTCGGCTGGGCGCTGGCCGCCGCGATGCGCGACGCCGGACTGGTCATGCCCATGCGGGATCTGGCCATTCCCAACAGGTTCCTCGACCACGCCTCGCGCGACCAGGTCCTCGCCGAGCTCGGCCTCACCGCGCAGGACGTCGCCCGCAAGGTCACCGAGTGGGCGTCGGAGTACGTGCCCGAGGACGCCGAGATCCCGGTGCCGAAACTGAAGAAGTCATGA
- a CDS encoding aminotransferase class I/II-fold pyridoxal phosphate-dependent enzyme, producing the protein MTTLPAFKLEAFFSKWEFTARYHLSASDAQTTSMADLVAMADDEDRAAWENLDLGYTQTFGDPLLRKAIADTFEQVDAEDVITFAGAQEGVLLGLQVLLGPEDHAVVVTPCYQSAETIALSLCEVTGVALRPERDWALDLDELTAALRPNTRVVYVNFPNNPTGKLLSHKDFAAVVRMCDERGIVLFSDEVHRGLELDPARTLAQAADLSPRAISLGVTSKALGLPGLRVGWIACRDKDILARLELAKHYTTICTSAPSEVLARIAIKARDRLLARNRELVTKNLRIFGDFFAEFAGLFEWSAPDGGCVAFPRYLGGEEIEQFCGRLVEETGVLLVPSTIFASELTPTPVDRFRIGFGRSDPEPALAAFSEWLRRRGARG; encoded by the coding sequence GTGACCACGTTGCCCGCCTTCAAGCTCGAAGCGTTCTTCTCGAAGTGGGAGTTCACCGCCCGCTACCACCTCAGCGCCTCCGACGCGCAGACCACGTCGATGGCCGATCTGGTCGCGATGGCCGACGATGAGGACCGCGCCGCGTGGGAAAACCTGGACCTCGGCTACACGCAGACGTTCGGGGACCCGTTGCTGCGCAAGGCGATCGCGGACACCTTCGAGCAGGTGGACGCCGAGGACGTGATCACCTTCGCCGGTGCGCAGGAGGGCGTGCTGCTCGGGCTCCAGGTGCTGCTCGGCCCCGAGGACCACGCCGTCGTCGTGACGCCGTGCTACCAGTCGGCCGAGACGATCGCGCTGTCGCTGTGCGAGGTCACGGGTGTGGCTCTGCGCCCTGAGCGGGACTGGGCGCTCGACCTCGACGAGCTGACCGCCGCGCTGCGGCCGAACACCCGCGTGGTGTACGTCAACTTCCCCAACAACCCGACCGGGAAGTTGTTGTCGCACAAGGACTTCGCCGCAGTGGTCCGGATGTGCGACGAGCGGGGCATCGTGCTGTTCAGCGATGAGGTCCACCGTGGACTGGAACTCGACCCGGCGCGCACCCTGGCGCAGGCGGCGGACCTGTCGCCGCGCGCGATCTCCCTCGGCGTGACCTCGAAGGCGCTCGGCCTGCCGGGCTTGCGCGTCGGCTGGATCGCCTGCCGGGACAAGGACATCCTCGCCCGGCTGGAGCTCGCCAAGCACTACACGACGATCTGCACCAGCGCGCCGAGCGAGGTGCTCGCCCGCATCGCCATCAAGGCCCGCGATCGTCTGCTGGCCAGGAACCGGGAGTTGGTGACGAAGAACCTCCGGATCTTCGGGGACTTCTTCGCGGAGTTCGCCGGGCTCTTCGAGTGGTCCGCGCCGGACGGCGGTTGCGTCGCGTTCCCGCGATACCTTGGCGGGGAAGAGATCGAGCAGTTCTGCGGTCGGCTCGTCGAGGAGACCGGCGTGCTGCTGGTGCCCTCCACCATCTTCGCCTCGGAGCTCACCCCGACTCCTGTCGACCGTTTCCGCATCGGCTTCGGGCGGTCCGATCCGGAGCCCGCGCTCGCCGCGTTCTCGGAGTGGTTGCGCCGGAGAGGTGCCCGCGGCTAG
- a CDS encoding carbohydrate ABC transporter permease has product MTTAVRTPVEKAPKRLGMSPWLLLAPSTVLLVLLFGWPLVQGVLAAFQGEGGAFTLANWERLFGDPYFTEALLNTLLLIVIVVPIQLVLAVGMTLLIQSKPRFGGLHFYIWAIPLAISDLAAGLVWLTVFADRGYLNSLLIGLGLSENGIAWLNYDNPTTMLLAVVVAEIWRATSMVFVIVVAGVQMMPPDYDEAAQVFGASAWQRLRYVTLPLLKPSLQVALILRTILALQAFAVAQALTGRNFPLLVGETYQWYVNLQNPAVASAVALVILALSLGTAILYMRALRQPSAGGPR; this is encoded by the coding sequence ATGACCACGGCTGTGCGCACACCGGTGGAGAAGGCACCGAAGCGGCTGGGGATGTCGCCGTGGTTGTTGCTCGCCCCGTCCACCGTGCTGCTGGTGCTGCTGTTCGGCTGGCCGCTGGTGCAGGGCGTGCTCGCCGCGTTCCAGGGCGAGGGCGGGGCCTTCACGCTGGCGAACTGGGAACGGCTCTTCGGCGACCCGTACTTCACCGAGGCGCTGCTGAACACCCTGCTGCTGATCGTGATCGTCGTGCCGATCCAGCTCGTGCTCGCGGTCGGCATGACGCTGCTGATCCAGTCCAAGCCGAGGTTCGGCGGGCTGCACTTCTACATCTGGGCCATCCCGCTGGCCATCTCCGACCTCGCGGCCGGCCTGGTGTGGCTGACCGTCTTCGCCGACCGCGGCTACCTGAACTCCCTGCTCATCGGTCTGGGCCTGTCGGAGAACGGCATCGCCTGGCTGAACTACGACAACCCCACCACGATGCTGCTCGCGGTCGTGGTGGCGGAGATCTGGCGGGCCACGTCGATGGTCTTCGTGATCGTGGTCGCGGGCGTGCAGATGATGCCGCCGGACTACGACGAGGCCGCCCAGGTCTTCGGCGCCTCGGCGTGGCAGCGGCTGCGGTACGTCACGCTGCCCCTGCTCAAGCCGAGCCTGCAGGTCGCGCTCATCCTGCGGACGATCCTCGCGCTGCAGGCGTTCGCGGTGGCCCAGGCGCTCACCGGGCGCAACTTCCCGTTGCTGGTGGGCGAGACCTACCAGTGGTACGTCAACCTGCAGAACCCGGCGGTGGCGAGCGCGGTCGCGCTGGTGATCCTCGCGCTCTCGCTCGGGACCGCGATCCTCTACATGCGCGCGTTGCGCCAGCCCTCGGCGGGAGGCCCCCGATGA
- a CDS encoding response regulator transcription factor, producing MRILVVEDEQPLADAIARGLRREGMAVDVAYDGESGHEKVSVTRYDVVVLDRDLPGMSGDELCRVIVGSDALSRVLMLTASGAVEDRVAGLSLGADDYLAKPFAFPELVARVRALGRRATPATPPVLTAGDLVLDPAKRRITRSGKPIELTRKEFGVLEVLLSAGGKVVSSEELLERVWDENADPFTTTVRVTVMTLRKKLGEPGIIDTVVGSGYRVPDAAQAAGATGHDQAR from the coding sequence GTGCGAATCCTGGTGGTAGAGGACGAACAACCGCTTGCCGACGCGATCGCGCGCGGACTGCGCCGCGAGGGCATGGCGGTCGATGTCGCCTACGACGGTGAGTCCGGTCACGAGAAGGTCAGCGTCACCCGCTACGACGTCGTGGTGCTCGACCGCGACCTGCCGGGCATGTCCGGCGACGAGCTGTGCCGGGTGATCGTGGGCTCCGACGCGCTGAGCCGCGTGCTGATGCTCACCGCGAGCGGGGCGGTGGAGGACCGCGTCGCCGGGCTGTCCCTCGGTGCGGACGACTACCTCGCCAAGCCCTTCGCCTTCCCGGAGCTGGTCGCGCGGGTGCGGGCGCTGGGCCGCCGCGCCACCCCGGCGACGCCGCCGGTGCTCACCGCGGGCGACCTCGTGCTGGACCCGGCCAAGCGCCGCATCACCCGCTCCGGCAAGCCGATCGAGCTGACCCGCAAGGAGTTCGGCGTGCTGGAGGTGCTGCTCTCGGCGGGCGGCAAGGTGGTCAGCAGCGAGGAACTGCTGGAGCGGGTCTGGGACGAGAACGCCGACCCGTTCACCACGACGGTGCGGGTGACCGTGATGACCCTGCGCAAGAAGCTCGGCGAGCCTGGCATCATCGACACCGTGGTCGGCTCCGGCTACCGGGTGCCGGACGCGGCCCAGGCGGCGGGGGCCACCGGCCACGACCAGGCGCGGTGA
- a CDS encoding helix-turn-helix transcriptional regulator yields the protein MDERVERYGPVCAAVAALLSPHAEVVLHDPAEDVVLAVWNPFSGRAAGDPSLLGELDEVEPGTDGVLGPYPKVLADGRALTSVTAILRDPDAVLCVNLDRGPFEQAAALLSAFAAPVALRPEPLFEHDWFDRVNQAVGSAVRLRGPVDRWGKSDRVAVLSELDSAGVFAVRRAAPEVARALKVSRSTVYALLAEVRGEKP from the coding sequence ATGGACGAGCGGGTGGAGCGGTACGGGCCGGTGTGCGCGGCGGTCGCCGCGTTGCTGAGCCCTCACGCCGAGGTGGTGCTGCACGATCCGGCCGAGGACGTGGTGCTCGCCGTGTGGAACCCGTTCTCCGGGCGTGCGGCGGGGGACCCGTCGCTGCTCGGGGAGCTGGACGAGGTGGAGCCCGGGACGGACGGGGTGCTCGGGCCGTACCCCAAGGTGCTCGCCGACGGGCGGGCGCTGACGTCGGTGACCGCGATCCTGCGCGATCCGGACGCGGTGCTGTGCGTCAACCTCGACCGCGGGCCGTTCGAGCAGGCCGCCGCGCTGCTGTCCGCCTTCGCCGCGCCGGTGGCGCTGAGGCCGGAGCCGTTGTTCGAGCACGACTGGTTCGACCGCGTGAACCAGGCCGTGGGCTCGGCGGTGCGGCTGCGCGGCCCGGTGGACCGGTGGGGCAAATCCGACCGCGTCGCCGTTCTGTCCGAACTGGACAGCGCGGGGGTCTTCGCCGTCCGTCGTGCCGCACCCGAGGTCGCGCGGGCGCTGAAGGTGTCCCGTTCCACCGTCTACGCCCTGCTGGCCGAAGTTCGTGGGGAGAAGCCGTGA
- a CDS encoding sensor histidine kinase, producing the protein MRRRGPGLRVRLTLLATVLVAGVSALLLWLGWMLVGNVVGAAPSLPAGSTVTVQGTELDAEQFSALLRDRAREEVLDAGVMAFLCVVAATALLVWTVSDRVLRPLHEVTHAARRLSAESLGERIELTGPRDEVADLADTFDEMLDRLQASFEAQRRFVANASHELRTPLAVVRTELDVTLSDPSADTEELRRMAGVVRQATLRAEQLVEGLLLLARTDGGGLAVREAVDLTVLVTSAWHAVRAEAAQRGLDVTMDTRPELVVGDPALLERVAGNLLENAVRHNVDGGWIKVSVGECDGRIRLAVSSSGPELPPAQIPELFEPFRRGGVARTAKHGAGLGLSIVRAVVNAHGGDVQAEPVVGGGLAVRVDLPTATATL; encoded by the coding sequence ATGCGTCGTCGAGGTCCAGGACTGCGGGTCCGGCTCACCCTGCTCGCCACGGTCCTCGTGGCAGGCGTCAGCGCGCTGCTGCTGTGGCTGGGCTGGATGCTGGTGGGCAACGTCGTCGGCGCCGCGCCGAGCCTGCCCGCGGGCTCCACGGTCACGGTGCAGGGCACCGAGCTGGACGCCGAGCAGTTCTCCGCGCTGCTGCGCGACCGCGCCCGTGAGGAAGTCCTCGACGCCGGGGTGATGGCGTTCCTGTGCGTGGTCGCGGCGACGGCCCTGCTCGTGTGGACGGTCAGCGACCGCGTGCTCCGGCCGCTCCACGAGGTCACCCACGCGGCCCGGCGGCTGTCCGCGGAGTCGCTCGGGGAGCGCATCGAGCTGACCGGTCCGCGTGACGAGGTCGCCGATCTCGCCGACACCTTCGACGAGATGCTGGACCGGCTCCAGGCGTCCTTCGAGGCGCAGCGGCGCTTCGTTGCCAACGCCTCGCACGAACTGCGGACGCCGCTGGCCGTGGTGCGCACGGAGCTGGACGTGACGCTGTCCGACCCGAGCGCCGACACCGAGGAACTGCGCCGGATGGCCGGGGTGGTCCGCCAGGCGACGCTGCGCGCGGAGCAGCTGGTCGAGGGTCTGCTGCTGCTCGCCCGCACCGACGGCGGCGGGCTGGCCGTGCGCGAGGCGGTCGACCTGACCGTGCTGGTCACCAGCGCCTGGCACGCGGTCCGCGCGGAGGCGGCGCAGCGCGGCCTCGACGTCACCATGGACACCCGTCCGGAGCTGGTGGTCGGCGATCCGGCGCTGCTGGAGCGCGTCGCCGGGAACCTGCTGGAGAACGCGGTCCGGCACAACGTCGACGGCGGGTGGATCAAGGTCTCGGTCGGCGAGTGCGACGGCCGCATCCGGCTGGCCGTGTCCTCCTCCGGTCCCGAACTGCCCCCGGCGCAGATCCCGGAGCTGTTCGAGCCCTTCCGCCGCGGCGGAGTGGCCAGGACCGCCAAGCACGGGGCCGGCCTCGGCCTGTCCATCGTCCGCGCGGTGGTCAACGCGCACGGTGGCGACGTCCAGGCCGAGCCCGTGGTGGGCGGTGGGCTGGCGGTCCGCGTCGACCTGCCCACCGCCACCGCCACGCTCTAG
- a CDS encoding carbohydrate ABC transporter permease, which translates to MTRPAVDLAPLRRRKRQRVLVQLACIAISAFMLLPIVLIALSALSSRAALTEFPKPLLPSEFSTESIAGFVGGAGVVPAFGNSVLAGVYTVVLSLLLGAPAGYAVSRFAFRGRDAYQVLILLVRALPIVVLSVPLATMFLRVGIDDTVFAVTLVHTALALPTTILITASIFVGVPKDVEEAALIFGCTPGQAMRRVVLPMALPGLAASSVFTFVLSWNEVLGATVLTLGHRTLPAQVLSSLADSPNAYRFAGGFVLVLPALLFIAVMRRYLLNMWGTTLR; encoded by the coding sequence ATGACGCGTCCGGCCGTCGACCTCGCCCCGCTGCGCAGGCGCAAGCGGCAGCGGGTGCTGGTCCAGCTCGCCTGCATCGCGATCTCGGCGTTCATGCTGCTGCCGATCGTGCTGATCGCGCTGTCCGCGCTGTCCTCCCGCGCCGCGCTCACCGAGTTCCCGAAACCGTTGCTGCCCAGCGAGTTCTCCACCGAGAGCATCGCGGGCTTCGTCGGCGGCGCCGGGGTGGTGCCCGCGTTCGGCAACTCCGTGCTGGCCGGGGTGTACACGGTGGTGCTGTCGCTGCTGCTCGGCGCTCCGGCGGGCTATGCCGTCTCCCGCTTCGCCTTCCGCGGTCGCGACGCCTACCAGGTGCTCATCCTGCTGGTCCGCGCGTTGCCGATCGTCGTGCTGTCGGTGCCGCTGGCCACCATGTTCCTCCGGGTGGGCATCGACGACACGGTCTTCGCCGTCACGCTGGTGCACACCGCGCTCGCGCTGCCGACGACGATCCTGATCACCGCCAGCATCTTCGTCGGCGTCCCCAAGGACGTCGAGGAGGCCGCGCTGATCTTCGGCTGCACCCCGGGACAGGCGATGCGCCGCGTCGTGCTGCCCATGGCGCTGCCGGGGCTCGCCGCGTCCTCGGTGTTCACCTTCGTGTTGTCCTGGAACGAGGTCCTCGGCGCGACCGTGCTGACGCTGGGGCACCGGACCCTGCCCGCGCAGGTGCTGTCCTCGCTGGCGGACTCGCCCAACGCCTACCGCTTCGCAGGCGGTTTCGTGCTGGTCCTGCCCGCGCTGCTGTTCATCGCCGTGATGCGCCGCTACCTGCTGAACATGTGGGGAACCACCCTGCGCTGA
- a CDS encoding ABC transporter ATP-binding protein: MAEIELHNLVKTYPGGTTRATDDVSLHVADGEFMVLLGPSGCGKTTLLRMVAGLELPDDGQVVIGGRDVTYLEPRRRNLSMVFQSYAVFPHRKVGDNIGFGLRMRGVDPDEIKRKVAWAADLLQLTPYLDRYPAKLSGGQRQRVAVARAIVMDAEVLLMDEPLSNLDALLRLSFRAELKKLVAELGTTTLYVTHDQVEALSLGDRVAVMRQGRIAQCDAPTTVYDLPAEEFVGGFIGSPPMNFLTGTVVAGGDGGLRLDLGAHSVPVPDALSGFSGRQLRLGVRPEAFGVDFPHHSEGLTAELEVFEPLGSSVLLTVALAGHQLKVQAPPSFRAEAGDRLRLSLPADQCHWYDPETHLLLETS; the protein is encoded by the coding sequence ATGGCCGAGATCGAACTGCACAACCTGGTCAAGACCTACCCCGGCGGCACCACCAGGGCCACCGACGACGTCAGCCTGCACGTCGCCGACGGTGAGTTCATGGTGCTGCTCGGCCCGTCCGGCTGCGGCAAGACCACGCTGCTGCGCATGGTCGCGGGCCTGGAGCTGCCCGACGACGGGCAGGTCGTCATCGGCGGCAGGGACGTCACGTACCTGGAGCCGCGCAGGCGCAACCTGTCCATGGTGTTCCAGTCCTACGCGGTGTTCCCGCACCGCAAGGTCGGCGACAACATCGGGTTCGGGCTGCGGATGCGCGGTGTGGACCCCGACGAGATCAAGCGGAAGGTGGCCTGGGCGGCGGACCTGCTCCAGCTCACCCCGTACCTGGACCGCTACCCGGCCAAGCTCTCCGGCGGCCAGCGCCAGCGCGTCGCGGTCGCCAGGGCCATCGTGATGGACGCCGAGGTCCTGCTGATGGACGAGCCGCTGTCCAATTTGGACGCCCTGCTGCGGCTGTCCTTCCGTGCCGAGCTGAAGAAGCTCGTCGCGGAGCTGGGCACCACCACGCTCTACGTGACCCACGACCAGGTGGAGGCGCTGTCGCTGGGCGACCGCGTCGCGGTGATGCGCCAGGGCCGGATCGCCCAGTGCGACGCGCCGACCACCGTCTACGACCTTCCAGCCGAGGAGTTCGTCGGTGGTTTCATCGGCAGCCCGCCGATGAACTTCCTCACCGGGACCGTCGTCGCGGGCGGCGATGGCGGTCTCCGGCTCGACCTCGGCGCGCACAGCGTGCCCGTCCCGGACGCCCTGAGCGGATTCTCCGGCCGCCAACTCCGCCTGGGCGTCCGGCCGGAGGCCTTCGGGGTTGACTTTCCACATCACTCCGAAGGCCTCACGGCCGAACTGGAGGTCTTCGAACCCCTGGGGTCCTCCGTGCTGCTGACGGTCGCGCTGGCCGGGCACCAGCTCAAGGTGCAGGCGCCGCCGAGCTTCCGCGCGGAGGCGGGCGATCGCCTGCGGCTGAGCCTGCCCGCGGACCAGTGCCACTGGTACGACCCGGAAACACACCTTCTGCTGGAGACCTCGTGA